ctgtatCTGATTCATACTGGGAGTATTATATAACCggtttattcaaattttttctCAACAAATTAGCGGTTAATTCTGGGATAATACAATCCTGGTACATTGTATCTACTTAAGTCTTGGTCAAATAAGCTGGGAAGGTCGCAATCAGAGAAGTATGTGGGTAAAAAACTCTATTGTCCATCTAAAGTGATGAAAGCATCCTTTAGAAGTCGCTGTACTTCTCTCCTCCTGCACACAACCAAAACAACACTATCACCAATTAATTGTGTTGACACAAAAAAAAGCATTAACAAGTTTTTAAAGACTATATAGcttatagatttatatttgataacaTTAAGACAGAACAGTTAAAAGCTTAACAAACCTTTTAATGTCCTCCACAGCTTGCTTCCGCTGTTGAAACTGAAGTTCCATAATGTGAATAAGCGTTGCTCTCGCCTGAACATAAAGAGaaagacaaaaacaatcaaacaCCAAAACCCGATGAAAACATGTTGTAGCAAGAAGATTTTTCTTACCTGTTGAGGCCTCAGTGAATCGAGAAGGTGATGCAAGTTCTTGAAGATTGAAGAGATGTCACCAATTCTCTTTGCATATTGAGAAGGCCTCTCAACGAGAACATCAGCAAGCTCTAATACATGTAGTTGTAGCTCTCTATTCAGAGACCGGAGTTCCTTCTTGTAATCTACACAAGAAAATTTGGAGTCTCTTCCATCACaggaaacaaagaaagaagaataaCTTGCAAAAGAACAAAGCTGCTGAGATCAACCAACTAAGGGAATCAGCAAAACCATCCTCACGAAACGTAAAAGCATTTGCATTATATTTTAAGTAAATGACTCAAGTTTAGAAGAATGACATACCAACGTTTGAATCTTTGGGATAAATCTGTGGCACCGCACTCCTTGCTCTTCTAAGTTTGGAAGAACATCCTCTGAAAATTTGATAAGATGAAATGTTAAAGAGTGAACCGTCACAATATAATTTCCACCGAAACAAACGTAGGTTCCTTCAATAGAAGACGGAGGTTCAGGAACATAACTACGGTTTTCAGAGTGATCTTTGTAAAACGGAGGAGGCAGATATGTAGCTGTAGCCATTCTCCTACACATCCAATTCATCCATAGCAGATCATAAGATCAGCTAATTACATCGATGCAATGAACGACAAAATTACCGGTTAAAATGGTTCAatctttttttgacaacaaaaaaaaaaaggttcaatTAATGGTTTAGATAAACTTATAAGTTTGGTTCGGTATAATTAATCAAGAGGTGCATTGTTTTATCAAGCAAGGTTAAGCTAAAAAAACAATAGTGGAAATCAAATCTTAAAAAAGGactttaaattaaatttacataaaataaatatcagcACCACTTTAATTTAAATAGAATTTTAGAAGATTGTTAATCAACTAACTGTATATCAACAAATTTCATATCTAACAGCATTTAATTCTCAATATCAAGTTTTATGAATGCATCAGACAGCAATAAATTAGATGGTGATTtctaaaactaaattataatgAAATTAAATGAAAACGTATAACCCcattaatttcataatttagaATCATCCTTACCTACCAAGGTAAAGAGAAAACAATGGGACGAGAATGTGAGAATCAGGAGGTAAAGAAGAGCTCACGATAAGAGCGTGAGACTGGCCACACCTGaacacttctctctctctttgtcgTTTACTTGTAATAAGTTGTAACTCACGTAACCAATGGGCTTATCTTCTTCACCACATCTCTCTATAAAATGATCTCAACTGCTTCAATCAAAATTTCACAAAACCCATCGAAGAGCAGATCACAAAACCCAGAAGAGCTCTATGGCCTCAAGGAAACATTTTTTTGGCAAGCCTAAACACATCTATCCACAACCAGAACCAGTTATGTCTGAAAACGACAAGAATGTCTTTGAATTCGACGAATCCGATATTCACAGTTTAGGCTATCATCAGAAGCCGAGTCCTCCATCTGAAGCGAAGAGATCGATATCAATCTCGCGACTGCGGAGAAAACCGGCGAAAGTCGCAGATTCCTCCGGTTTCGATAGCCGGAAAACGACAAAGACCGGTTCGCTTCCGGTTAACATCCCGGATTGGTCGAAGATTCTCAAGAGTGAGTATAGGAGCCATGTGACGATACCAGGCGACGACAGTGACGAAGATGAGGAGGATGGCGATGAGATCAACGACGGTACGACGACGGGAGGAAGACGAATGATTCCGCCGCACGAATATTTAGCGCGGCGGAGAGGATCTTCGTTCACGGTGGACGAGGGGTTTGGTGGAACGGCCAAGGGGAGAGATCTAAGGCGTTTGAGGAACGCGATTTGGGAGAAGATTGGGTTTCAGGATTAATAAACAACTGGTATAGGATTAATAATAAAACTCTAATAGGTAGTAATATAGATTATGTTAAAACTATTACTTAATTACTTCAGAGCATAAGGAGGACTTCGTGTTTTTCTGGGGGTTTAGGATCGACTATAGTTTCGGTCCGAAGGAGAATTTTTCGATATCCTTTTTTGCatatttcttcttgtttttattctttttctgaAGTTTTGATCATCCTGTCCTTTTTCGTGTTCGGTAATGATAAATGAAAACTTTATATTCTTGTGTCTTAAAAAATAATTGGTATTTCCTTGCATAACTACATAATTTcagtgaaaaaataataatcaaaagcAATAAGTAACTGAAAATAAAACTACAACAGCAATACTATggtgatgacaaaaaaaaagcaatactatgataatattttcaaaatatgtaatgattaatcatatatattataagatACACAAAAAATTAAGATTCATTTGAACGAAGGTGacctaaaggaaagaaaaagaaagctgATGTTAAAGATTTTACATAGAAGTATTTGAACTAATGAAAtgtattttaccaaaaaaaaaactaatgaaatgTATTGTTAGATAATAATTCTGAATTCAGAGATTATTTAAAGTTTTCCACAAACcaactaatatatatacacaggATTAGACACTCCAACAAGCTAACTAAATCCTCCACAAAGCATCTACACAAAATGTGTCATATACCAAGTGTCACGTCTTTTGAATGTCGCGATTTTAACTAAAGGCCACAAAAGTCTTCAGATGGAAATGATGTgtatttatacatttttcataAGAGAAACACTCGATTACATACTGTATTAAAAAAGTTGAAGTGGTGTTTCTTTTCTTGACACTATTTGTTAAAGAGAAAGggtaataatgataaattgaTTGAAAGTTATTGCAATTTCTATTTTTGTGTCTCCCACTCTCCAATATGCTTTTGCAACAAGAGTTCAAGATTTGACAGCATTTTCTTTCTGCACCAATCACCAAAGTATTTTTTTCCTGGTTTTGTCAAAAAGTTGTAATATTCCTTTTTCTTGTTAAAACGCGTTACTTGCTTCGTAAGTTTCGACAAATAGAGCCGACTGGTTTTCAACGCAAATACACAGCTTCGAACAGAAATTTGAAATTTCCTAGTAACCACTCAGCAAACGCAGACGTAAAACTGTGCGGTAAAATTTATCTCAAGAGTTGTGACTTATGATATTAGAATGGATACACAACTTGACTTGTGAACAACACGCACTAGCGCAAAGAAAACAACAAGACTCTTGAGAAAACAATGGTCTGGTAGAATAAAAAATGAGCAATCAAAATCGAATAGTGCTAGGGAATGTGGAGAAGTGGCAATCACACTGTCGCTCCATACGGAAATGCAGTCAAGCGGTAAACCAGCGGCGCCCTTCGTTTCTTGGTATGAGAAGAGACATTGGTTTTGGACTGTCGAAAGATTTATATaccttttttacaaaaaaaaagatttatatacctttttttttgtaactgaagatttatatacttcacaaaactaaaattgagttttgtttcaaaattctattttatattagttCATCTGTAAGAGAAAATATTGGCTGCACAACGCCAATTAGGTAATACAAGCAGTAAGTAAACAACACATGTATATGTCTTTGAGGTCTTGGTCGTGGAAACTTATGAAACAATCTAAGACATTTTTGTTATGTAATGACGTTTTTTCTTGATTTGTACAAAACTTctgtataatttaattttcttcaCTATTTTGGACTCTGTTCTGGTCATCGATCGTTGGCCATTAGTTCCTGGTCCCAGATCCATTAATGTATTTCTTGATCTTTTCTGTATTTGTCATAAGTTTCTTTCTTGGAACTTTGCTATTTGGTAAACACAAAACCCAAGCTTTCTTTTTCTCGAGTTAGTTCTTCAAATAATTGCCTGATTAGCCATGTTTAACACACGTCCACAATGACAAAATACCATAATATTAGCAGAGTATGATCGCATCAGCGATGAAATCATTCAAACTTGCAAAGCATAAACAAAGATTTCTTGGGTTCGCAAGCACTTGGATTATTATTTAGACTTAAAACATAAAGGGGCCATTAAGAGCCCAACCAAAAGGTTCACaacgaaaagaaaataaagaaaacagaaCATGAAAAACATGACGAAACAGATAATCCATTTTTGCAGAAGCAAACAGAGATCACCTCCCAAGTGCATTAACGAAGCTCAAAGAACACCACTTTTGACCACAAAGATCACATAAAAGCTCAGAAGCTTCCACCACGAAGACGAAGAACCAAGTGAAGAGTCGACTCCTTTTGGATATTGTAGTCAGCAAGCGTGCGACCATCCTCAAGCTGCTTACCGGCGAAGATGAGTCTCTGCTGATCTGGTGGGATCCCTTCCTTGTCCTGAATCTTAGCCTTGACATTATCGATTGTGTCTGAGCTCTCAACCTCCAAAGTGATGGTTTTGCCGGTGAGGGTCTTAACAAAAATCTGCATACCACC
The sequence above is drawn from the Raphanus sativus cultivar WK10039 chromosome 7, ASM80110v3, whole genome shotgun sequence genome and encodes:
- the LOC108814485 gene encoding protein S40-4; protein product: MASRKHFFGKPKHIYPQPEPVMSENDKNVFEFDESDIHSLGYHQKPSPPSEAKRSISISRLRRKPAKVADSSGFDSRKTTKTGSLPVNIPDWSKILKSEYRSHVTIPGDDSDEDEEDGDEINDGTTTGGRRMIPPHEYLARRRGSSFTVDEGFGGTAKGRDLRRLRNAIWEKIGFQD
- the LOC108814486 gene encoding LOW QUALITY PROTEIN: mediator of RNA polymerase II transcription subunit 7b (The sequence of the model RefSeq protein was modified relative to this genomic sequence to represent the inferred CDS: deleted 2 bases in 1 codon) translates to MATATYLPPPFYKDHSENRSYVPEPPSSIEGTYVCFGGNYIVTVHSLTFHLIKFSEDVLPNLEEQGVVPQIYPKDSNVDYKKELRSLNRELQLHVLELADVLVERPSQYAKRIGDISSIFKNLHHLLDSLRPQQARATLIHIMELQFQQRKQAVEDIKRRREVQRLLKDAFITLDGQ